The following coding sequences lie in one Saccharopolyspora hordei genomic window:
- a CDS encoding LysR substrate-binding domain-containing protein translates to MELHQVEYFLAVVDHKGINAAASALRLAQPTVSQAIRGLERELGVELFHRIGRGMVLTSAGRAFVGPARQILRDVVAAEGALVDAAGLPRGRLDIHVAAALAVHPVAQLVGRFRQRYPNVSLRLAELRDEEGGAALIREGHCEIVFTILPAPAPDLEVEELGSHEFWLVFPPGTDVPEKDPLPLAELPDLPLVIVPKSTGRTAIERALSAARKRTRPSAVVQHRESMLPLVLAGVGGTVLSRPMAEQAAARGAIVRAVDPPITLPYGVLYDPAVLSPAGRALLRMARTPR, encoded by the coding sequence GTGGAGCTGCACCAGGTCGAGTACTTCCTGGCGGTCGTCGATCACAAGGGCATCAACGCCGCGGCGAGCGCGCTGCGACTGGCGCAGCCCACCGTCTCGCAAGCCATCCGCGGTCTGGAGCGGGAGCTCGGCGTCGAGCTGTTCCACCGCATCGGGCGCGGCATGGTGCTGACCTCGGCCGGGCGGGCCTTCGTCGGCCCGGCCCGGCAGATCCTGCGCGACGTCGTGGCGGCCGAGGGAGCCCTGGTCGACGCGGCCGGGCTGCCGCGCGGCCGGCTGGACATCCACGTGGCCGCCGCGCTGGCGGTGCACCCGGTGGCGCAGCTGGTCGGCCGGTTCCGGCAGCGCTACCCGAACGTCTCGCTGCGGTTGGCCGAGCTGCGCGACGAGGAGGGCGGTGCCGCGCTGATCCGCGAGGGGCACTGCGAGATCGTGTTCACCATCCTCCCGGCACCCGCCCCGGACCTGGAGGTGGAGGAGCTGGGCAGCCACGAGTTCTGGCTGGTGTTCCCGCCGGGCACGGACGTCCCGGAGAAGGACCCGCTGCCGCTGGCCGAGCTGCCGGACCTGCCGCTGGTGATCGTGCCCAAGAGCACCGGGCGCACGGCCATCGAGCGGGCGCTCAGCGCGGCCCGCAAGCGGACCCGGCCGTCGGCGGTCGTGCAGCACCGCGAGTCGATGCTGCCGCTGGTGCTGGCCGGGGTGGGCGGCACGGTGCTGTCCCGGCCGATGGCCGAGCAGGCCGCCGCGCGCGGGGCGATCGTGCGCGCCGTCGACCCGCCGATCACCCTCCCGTACGGGGTGCTCTACGACCCGGCGGTGCTGTCCCCGGCGGGGCGGGCGCTGCTGCGGATGGCCCGGACGCCGCGCTGA
- a CDS encoding acyl-CoA dehydrogenase family protein yields the protein MRSTAYGAEHEAFREVVREFLAKEVVPHFADWEKAGLVPRELFHKAGEVGMLGLQVPEEYGGGGTTSFKFNAVITEETARAGVSLGGLKVHTDVVVPYFVSLCDEEQRRRWLPGLASGELMSAIAMTEPGTGSDLAGMATTATREGDHYMLNGAKTFITGGHNADLVIVVARTGKGEDRRDGLSLLVVERGMPGFSRGRNLEKLGLKAQDTAELFFDDVRVPAANLLGEEGRAFEYLGANLPQERLGIAVSGQAAAEAALRTTLDYVRERTVFGKPVGSFQNSKFELAGCAVEIEAGRAVLDRALDEHEAGELTAADAAKVKVYCTELQSRVVDRCLQLHGGYGYVLEYPIARMYADARVTRIFGGTTEVMKTIIAKDLGL from the coding sequence ATGCGCAGCACCGCGTACGGGGCGGAACACGAGGCGTTCCGCGAGGTGGTCCGGGAGTTCCTGGCCAAGGAGGTCGTGCCGCACTTCGCCGACTGGGAGAAGGCCGGGCTGGTGCCCCGCGAGCTGTTCCACAAGGCCGGTGAGGTCGGCATGCTCGGGCTGCAGGTGCCCGAGGAGTACGGCGGGGGCGGGACGACCAGCTTCAAGTTCAACGCCGTCATCACCGAGGAGACCGCCCGCGCCGGGGTGTCGCTGGGCGGCCTCAAGGTGCACACCGACGTGGTCGTGCCCTACTTCGTCTCGCTCTGCGACGAGGAGCAGCGGCGGCGCTGGCTGCCGGGGCTGGCCAGCGGGGAGCTGATGAGCGCCATCGCCATGACCGAGCCCGGCACCGGGTCGGACCTGGCGGGGATGGCGACCACCGCCACCCGCGAGGGCGACCACTACATGCTCAACGGCGCCAAGACGTTCATCACCGGGGGCCACAACGCGGACCTGGTCATCGTGGTGGCCCGCACCGGGAAGGGCGAGGACCGCCGGGACGGGTTGTCGCTGCTGGTCGTGGAGCGCGGCATGCCCGGGTTCAGCCGGGGCCGCAACCTGGAGAAGCTCGGGCTCAAGGCGCAGGACACCGCGGAGCTGTTCTTCGACGACGTCCGCGTCCCGGCCGCGAACCTGCTCGGCGAGGAGGGGCGCGCCTTCGAGTACCTGGGGGCGAACCTGCCGCAGGAGCGGCTGGGCATCGCGGTGTCCGGCCAGGCCGCGGCGGAAGCGGCGCTGCGCACGACGCTGGACTACGTGCGGGAGCGCACGGTCTTCGGCAAGCCGGTGGGCAGCTTCCAGAACAGCAAGTTCGAGCTGGCCGGGTGCGCCGTGGAGATCGAGGCCGGGCGGGCGGTGTTGGACCGCGCGCTGGACGAGCACGAGGCGGGGGAGCTGACCGCCGCCGACGCCGCCAAGGTCAAGGTCTACTGCACCGAGCTGCAGTCCAGAGTGGTCGATCGCTGCCTGCAGCTGCACGGGGGCTACGGCTACGTGCTGGAGTACCCGATCGCCCGGATGTACGCCGACGCGCGGGTCACCCGCATCTTCGGCGGCACCACCGAAGTGATGAAGACGATCATCGCGAAGGACCTCGGCCTCTGA
- a CDS encoding thiolase family protein, which yields MRDAVIVDAVRTPVGKRGGALSGIHPADLSARVLNALVERVGVEPADVDDVVWGCVSQAGEQAGNIARTSVLAAGWPESVPATSVDRQCGSSQQAVHAAAAGVIAGHYDIAVAGGVESMSRVPMGSARGDAEKVWPDSVLDRYGVPGFNQGIGAEMVAEKWGFSRQQLDEYSLASHARAAAAIDSGALDDQLVDMPELRADEGVRRGGTLESLGKLKTVFRENGVITAGNASQISDGSGALLITTSDVARERGLRPIARVHTAVLAGDDPVMMLSAPWPATHKALRKAGLTIDDIGAFEVNEAFAPVPLAWLAETGADPARLNPLGGAIAVGHPLGGSGAVLMTRLVHHMRANGIRYGLQTMCEGGGMANATILELL from the coding sequence ATGAGGGACGCAGTCATCGTCGACGCCGTGCGCACCCCGGTCGGCAAGCGGGGCGGTGCGCTGTCCGGGATCCACCCGGCGGACCTGTCCGCGCGGGTGCTCAACGCCCTGGTGGAGCGCGTCGGGGTCGAACCGGCCGACGTCGACGACGTGGTGTGGGGGTGCGTGAGCCAGGCGGGGGAGCAGGCGGGCAACATCGCGCGCACCTCCGTGCTGGCGGCCGGGTGGCCGGAATCGGTGCCCGCCACCTCGGTGGACCGGCAGTGCGGCTCCAGCCAGCAGGCGGTGCACGCGGCCGCCGCGGGCGTCATCGCGGGCCACTACGACATCGCGGTGGCCGGCGGGGTGGAGTCGATGAGCCGGGTGCCGATGGGCTCCGCCCGCGGGGACGCGGAGAAGGTGTGGCCCGACTCGGTGCTGGACCGCTACGGGGTCCCCGGCTTCAACCAGGGCATCGGGGCGGAGATGGTGGCCGAGAAGTGGGGCTTCTCCCGCCAGCAGCTCGACGAGTACTCGCTGGCCTCGCACGCGCGGGCCGCCGCGGCCATCGACTCCGGTGCGCTGGACGACCAGCTGGTCGACATGCCGGAGCTGCGCGCCGACGAGGGCGTGCGGCGTGGCGGCACCCTGGAGTCGCTGGGCAAGCTCAAGACGGTGTTCCGCGAGAACGGCGTGATCACCGCGGGCAACGCCTCCCAGATCTCCGACGGCAGCGGCGCGCTGCTCATCACCACCAGTGACGTCGCCCGCGAACGCGGGCTGCGGCCGATCGCGCGGGTGCACACGGCGGTGCTGGCCGGGGACGACCCGGTGATGATGTTGTCCGCGCCGTGGCCGGCCACGCACAAGGCGCTGCGCAAGGCCGGGCTCACCATCGACGACATCGGCGCGTTCGAGGTCAACGAGGCCTTCGCGCCGGTGCCGCTGGCCTGGTTGGCCGAGACCGGGGCGGACCCGGCGCGGCTCAACCCGCTGGGCGGGGCGATCGCGGTCGGCCACCCGCTGGGCGGGTCCGGCGCGGTCCTGATGACCCGCCTGGTGCACCACATGCGCGCCAACGGGATCCGCTACGGGCTGCAGACGATGTGCGAGGGCGGCGGCATGGCCAACGCCACCATCCTCGAACTGCTCTGA
- a CDS encoding MFS transporter has protein sequence MTAGDLDRTVSAPATQEPVFRPVMAWTITGLLVLFMIVNWADKAVLGIVAQPIKAELGLSSAEIGFIGSAFFFLYSISGVAVGFLANRVKTKWVLLGLAVLWSVTQVPVLLSATGAALLISRIALGAAEGPATAMANAGAFEWFPKEKRSLPSAWLSSGASIAKIAVAPVLTLIVVTWGWRAAFVTLALVGVVWCLAWLLIGREGPYATPRGAAAQRSGGGGVRVPFRSIALSRSFLGGAFGTFMVYGMVSVVLTWLPSYFEVGLGFSRVQAGAMFGLPSITGMIAMVGAGWLTDRMISRGSSARVQRGLLPAISLLVGGGLLAVLPYVGGAWASVAVVVVAYGFMVVSLPVMNAVVSQISPTRQQPGALGLFLALQTLSGLFAPALTGALVDVAPTPGAGYAQAFQLFGLTVVVGGIVMALLVHPDRDAHKVLGDAAER, from the coding sequence ATGACCGCTGGTGACCTGGACCGCACGGTGTCCGCCCCCGCGACGCAGGAGCCGGTGTTCCGGCCGGTGATGGCCTGGACCATCACCGGGCTGCTGGTCTTGTTCATGATCGTGAACTGGGCGGACAAGGCGGTGCTGGGCATCGTCGCCCAGCCGATCAAGGCCGAGCTCGGGCTCAGCAGCGCCGAGATCGGCTTCATCGGCAGCGCGTTCTTCTTCCTCTACAGCATCAGCGGCGTGGCGGTCGGTTTCCTGGCCAACCGGGTCAAGACCAAGTGGGTGCTGCTCGGGCTCGCCGTGCTGTGGTCGGTGACGCAGGTCCCGGTGCTGCTGTCGGCGACCGGAGCCGCGCTGCTCATCAGCCGCATCGCCCTCGGGGCGGCCGAAGGACCGGCGACCGCGATGGCCAACGCCGGGGCCTTCGAGTGGTTCCCGAAGGAGAAGCGCAGCCTGCCGTCGGCGTGGCTGTCCTCCGGCGCCTCGATCGCCAAGATCGCGGTGGCGCCGGTGCTGACGCTCATCGTGGTGACCTGGGGCTGGCGAGCGGCGTTCGTGACGCTGGCGCTGGTCGGCGTGGTCTGGTGCCTGGCCTGGCTGCTGATCGGTCGGGAAGGGCCGTACGCGACACCGCGGGGTGCCGCCGCGCAGCGCTCCGGCGGCGGTGGGGTCCGCGTGCCGTTCCGCTCGATCGCGCTCAGCCGCAGCTTCCTCGGCGGCGCGTTCGGCACCTTCATGGTCTACGGGATGGTGTCGGTGGTCCTGACGTGGCTGCCGTCCTACTTCGAGGTCGGGCTCGGGTTCAGCCGGGTGCAGGCGGGCGCCATGTTCGGGTTGCCCAGCATCACCGGCATGATCGCCATGGTCGGGGCGGGGTGGCTGACCGACCGGATGATCTCGCGCGGCTCCAGCGCCCGGGTGCAGCGCGGCCTGCTGCCCGCGATCTCACTGCTGGTCGGCGGTGGTCTGCTGGCGGTCCTGCCCTACGTGGGCGGGGCGTGGGCGTCGGTCGCCGTCGTGGTGGTGGCCTACGGGTTCATGGTGGTGTCGCTGCCGGTGATGAACGCGGTGGTGTCGCAGATCAGCCCCACCCGTCAGCAGCCCGGTGCGCTCGGGCTCTTCCTCGCCCTGCAGACGCTGTCCGGGCTGTTCGCGCCGGCGCTGACCGGTGCTCTGGTGGACGTGGCGCCGACGCCCGGCGCCGGGTACGCGCAGGCGTTCCAGCTGTTCGGGTTGACCGTGGTCGTCGGCGGGATCGTGATGGCCCTGCTGGTCCACCCGGACCGCGACGCCCACAAGGTCCTCGGCGACGCGGCCGAGCGGTGA
- a CDS encoding glutamate synthase subunit beta, with protein MADPRGFMTTPRETPQRRPVDVRIKDWREVYLEFEQSKLQKQAGRCMDCGIPFCHQGCPLGNLIPEWNDLVWRDDWREAVERLHATNNFPEFTGTLCPAPCEAACVVGINSDPVSIKQVEISIIDKAWDTGLVEPQMPRTRTGKKVAVIGSGPSGLAAAQQLTRVGHSVVVYERADRVGGLLRYGIPEFKMEKWRLDRRLGQMRAEGTEFRTGVNVGVDVTAEQLRADYDAVVLAGGSTKARDLPVPGRELAGVHQAMEYLPLANKVQEGDLDRSPIHAEGKHVVVIGGGDTGADCVGTAHRQGAASVTQLEIMPMPPTSRPESQPWPTYPMVYRVSSAHEEGGERLYSVSTQEMLGDDNGHVRALRLVEVTRTDSGFEPVPGTEREIPAQLVLLAMGFVGPEREGLLTDLGVELDARGNVARDENFMTSVDGVFVAGDMGRGQSLIVWAIAEGRSAAAGVDAYLANRAVLPAPIAPTDRPIA; from the coding sequence ATGGCTGATCCCAGGGGGTTCATGACGACGCCGCGGGAGACGCCGCAGCGTCGCCCGGTGGACGTGCGCATCAAGGACTGGCGCGAGGTCTACCTGGAGTTCGAGCAGTCGAAGCTGCAGAAGCAGGCCGGTCGCTGCATGGACTGCGGCATCCCGTTCTGCCACCAGGGCTGTCCGCTCGGCAACCTGATCCCGGAGTGGAACGACCTGGTCTGGCGGGACGACTGGCGGGAGGCGGTCGAGCGACTGCACGCCACCAACAACTTCCCGGAGTTCACCGGGACGTTGTGCCCCGCTCCGTGCGAGGCGGCGTGCGTGGTCGGCATCAACTCCGACCCGGTGAGCATCAAGCAGGTCGAGATCAGCATCATCGACAAGGCGTGGGACACCGGGTTGGTGGAGCCGCAGATGCCGCGCACCCGCACCGGCAAGAAGGTCGCGGTGATCGGGTCGGGGCCGTCCGGGCTCGCGGCTGCTCAGCAGCTGACCCGCGTGGGCCACAGCGTGGTGGTCTACGAGCGGGCCGACCGCGTCGGCGGACTGCTGCGCTACGGCATCCCCGAGTTCAAGATGGAGAAGTGGCGGCTGGACCGCCGGCTCGGGCAGATGCGGGCCGAGGGCACGGAGTTCCGCACCGGCGTGAACGTCGGCGTGGACGTCACGGCGGAGCAGCTGCGCGCGGACTACGACGCGGTGGTCCTCGCGGGCGGCTCGACGAAGGCCCGCGACCTGCCGGTGCCGGGGCGCGAGCTGGCCGGTGTGCACCAGGCGATGGAGTACCTGCCGCTGGCGAACAAGGTGCAGGAGGGCGACCTCGACCGGTCGCCGATCCACGCCGAGGGCAAGCACGTGGTGGTCATCGGCGGTGGTGACACCGGTGCGGACTGCGTGGGCACCGCGCACCGGCAGGGCGCGGCGTCGGTGACGCAGCTGGAGATCATGCCGATGCCGCCCACCTCGCGGCCGGAGTCCCAGCCGTGGCCGACGTACCCGATGGTCTACCGGGTCTCCTCGGCGCACGAGGAGGGCGGTGAGCGCCTGTACTCGGTGAGCACGCAGGAGATGCTCGGTGACGACAACGGCCACGTCCGGGCCCTGCGCCTGGTCGAGGTCACCCGCACGGACTCGGGCTTCGAGCCGGTCCCGGGCACCGAGCGGGAGATCCCGGCCCAGCTGGTGCTGCTGGCCATGGGCTTCGTCGGCCCGGAACGCGAAGGCCTCCTCACCGACCTGGGCGTGGAGCTCGACGCGCGCGGCAACGTCGCCCGCGACGAGAACTTCATGACCTCGGTCGACGGGGTCTTCGTCGCGGGTGACATGGGCCGCGGGCAGTCCCTGATCGTCTGGGCGATCGCCGAAGGCCGCTCGGCAGCGGCCGGGGTGGACGCCTACCTGGCGAACCGGGCCGTCCTGCCCGCCCCCATCGCCCCCACCGACCGCCCCATCGCATGA
- the gltB gene encoding glutamate synthase large subunit, whose protein sequence is MPLSHHARSEERRSAAADGLYDPAYEHDACGVAFVADLQGRRSHELVEKALVALRNLEHRGAKGADPETGDGVGLLTQVPDEFFRAAVPFELPDRGRYAVGTAFLPADPDDAARAVEVIERIVAEEGLTLLGWRDLPVAPDRAGTAARETMPSFRQLFLGGGADETALQLERRAFCVRKRAEHEADVYFPSLSARTIVYKGMLTEAQLGEFYPDLLDERFASAIGLVHSRFSTNTFPSWPLAHPYRYIAHNGEINTVKGNRNWMRARESMLATDLIPGDLKRLFPIASPDASDSATFDEVLELLHLGGRSLPHAVLMMIPEAWENHAEMDPARRAFYEFHNYLMEPWDGPALVAFTDGTQIGAVLDRNGLRPGRYWVTEDGLVVLASEVGVLEVDADKVVRKGRLQPGRMFLVDTEAGRIIDDDEIKGRLAAEHPYQEWLDAGVVRLEDLPDRDRELPSHDSLVQRQQVFGYTQEELGVLLKPMATTGAEPIGSMGNDVPFAAFSERPRQLFDYFTQLFAQVTNPPLDAIREELVTSLGTHVGPEHNLLDHDPAACRNLALPFPVLDNDQLAKIVHLNDDGDRPGLKPAVVSMTYRVAGGGEALRHRLEEICEEVSAAVADGAHVLVLSDRAADAQHAPIPSLLATGAVHHHLVREKKRTQVGLIVEAGDVREVHHVALLIGYGAAAVNPYVAMATVEDLVRSGAIRDVDAEKATDNLIKALGKGVRKTMSKMGVSTVASYTGAQIFEAIGLGEEVIEQCFTGTTSRLGGVGFDVLAEEVAQRHRRAYPSDGVQAPHRTLQVGGEYQWRREGEPHLFNPQTVFKLQHSTRSGRYEVFKEYTKAVDDQSRELMTLRGLFKFREGVRKPVPIEEVEPVSSIVKRFATGAISYGSISQEMHEVLAIAMNRLGGKSNTGEGGEDSERFTPDANGDSRRSAIKQVASGRFGVTSEYLVNSDDIQIKMAQGAKPGEGGQLPGHKVYPWVAKTRHSTPGVGLISPPPHHDIYSIEDLAQLIHDLKNANPRARIHVKLVSEVGVGTVAAGVSKAHADVVLISGHDGGTGASPLSSIKHAGGPWELGLAETQQTLLANDLRDRIVVQTDGQLKTGRDVMIAALLGAEEYGFATAPLVVSGCIMMRVCHLDTCPVGVATQNPALREKFSGKAEYLVNFFEFIAQEVREYLAQLGFRSLDEAIGHADLLDTSEAVRHWKTQGLDLSPITHVPELPEGAARRQVVEQDHGLDKALDNTLIQLCEGALKEGRPVRLDMPVRNVNRTVGTMLGSELTRQWGGEGLPDDTIDVTFTGSAGQSFGAFVPRGITLRLLGDANDYVGKGLSGGRIVVRPAPEAPFAAEQNIIAGNVLLYGATSGEMYVRGVVGERFAVRNSGAVAVVEGVGDHGCEYMTGGRVVILGRTGRNFAAGMSGGTAYLLDLDPKRVNHEMVDLDPLDDEDREFLHDRIRRHYEQTESAVARELLADWDTSVERFGKVMPRDFKRVLAARSAAERDGRDVNEAIMEAAHG, encoded by the coding sequence ATGCCCCTTTCCCACCATGCAAGAAGCGAGGAGCGACGCAGCGCCGCGGCCGACGGTCTCTACGACCCGGCCTACGAACACGACGCCTGCGGTGTCGCCTTCGTGGCCGACCTGCAGGGTCGGCGGAGCCACGAGCTGGTCGAGAAGGCCCTGGTGGCCCTGCGCAACCTGGAGCACCGCGGTGCCAAGGGCGCGGACCCGGAGACCGGCGACGGGGTCGGGCTGCTCACCCAGGTCCCGGACGAGTTCTTCCGCGCCGCAGTGCCCTTCGAGCTGCCCGACCGCGGTCGTTACGCGGTGGGCACCGCGTTCCTGCCCGCCGACCCCGACGACGCGGCGCGGGCAGTGGAGGTCATCGAGCGGATCGTGGCCGAGGAAGGCCTGACGTTGCTCGGGTGGCGTGACCTGCCGGTCGCGCCCGACCGCGCCGGGACCGCGGCGCGCGAGACGATGCCGAGCTTCCGCCAGCTCTTCCTCGGTGGCGGTGCCGACGAGACGGCGCTGCAGCTGGAGCGGCGCGCGTTCTGCGTCCGCAAGCGGGCCGAGCACGAAGCCGACGTGTACTTCCCCAGCCTGTCGGCGCGGACCATCGTGTACAAGGGCATGCTCACCGAGGCCCAGCTCGGGGAGTTCTACCCGGACCTGCTCGACGAGCGCTTCGCCAGCGCGATCGGCCTGGTGCACAGCCGGTTCTCCACGAACACCTTCCCGTCGTGGCCGCTGGCGCACCCCTACCGGTACATCGCGCACAACGGCGAGATCAACACGGTCAAGGGCAACCGCAACTGGATGCGGGCCCGCGAGAGCATGCTGGCCACCGACCTGATCCCCGGTGACCTCAAGCGCCTGTTCCCGATCGCCAGCCCGGACGCCAGCGACTCGGCGACCTTCGACGAGGTGCTGGAGCTGCTGCACCTGGGCGGCCGGTCGCTGCCGCACGCGGTGCTGATGATGATCCCGGAGGCGTGGGAGAACCACGCCGAGATGGACCCGGCCCGCCGCGCGTTCTACGAGTTCCACAACTACCTGATGGAACCGTGGGACGGCCCGGCGCTGGTGGCCTTCACCGACGGCACGCAGATCGGCGCGGTGCTCGACCGCAACGGTCTGCGCCCGGGCCGTTACTGGGTGACCGAGGACGGGCTGGTGGTGCTGGCCAGCGAGGTCGGCGTGCTGGAGGTCGACGCGGACAAGGTCGTCCGCAAGGGCCGCCTGCAGCCGGGCCGCATGTTCCTGGTCGACACCGAGGCCGGCCGCATCATCGACGACGACGAGATCAAGGGCCGGCTCGCCGCCGAGCACCCGTACCAGGAGTGGCTGGACGCGGGCGTGGTGCGCCTGGAGGACCTGCCCGACCGCGACCGCGAGCTGCCCTCGCACGACTCGCTGGTGCAGCGGCAGCAGGTCTTCGGCTACACGCAGGAAGAGCTGGGCGTGCTGCTCAAGCCGATGGCCACCACCGGTGCCGAACCCATCGGCTCGATGGGCAACGACGTGCCCTTCGCCGCGTTCTCCGAGCGCCCGCGGCAGCTGTTCGACTACTTCACGCAGCTGTTCGCGCAGGTCACCAACCCGCCGCTGGACGCGATCCGGGAAGAGCTGGTCACCTCGCTGGGCACCCACGTGGGGCCGGAGCACAACCTCCTGGACCACGACCCGGCGGCGTGCCGCAACCTCGCGCTGCCGTTCCCGGTGCTGGACAACGACCAGCTCGCCAAGATCGTGCACCTCAACGACGACGGTGACCGGCCGGGTCTCAAGCCCGCGGTGGTGTCGATGACCTACCGCGTCGCGGGTGGCGGCGAAGCGCTGCGCCACCGGCTGGAGGAGATCTGCGAGGAGGTCTCGGCCGCGGTCGCCGACGGGGCGCACGTGCTGGTGCTCTCCGACCGCGCCGCGGACGCCCAGCACGCGCCGATCCCGTCGCTGCTGGCGACCGGTGCGGTGCACCACCACCTGGTGCGGGAGAAGAAGCGCACCCAGGTCGGGCTCATCGTCGAGGCCGGTGACGTCCGCGAGGTGCACCACGTCGCCCTCCTCATCGGTTACGGCGCCGCCGCGGTCAACCCCTACGTGGCGATGGCCACCGTCGAGGACCTGGTGCGCTCCGGCGCGATCCGCGACGTGGACGCCGAGAAGGCCACCGACAACCTCATCAAGGCGCTGGGCAAGGGCGTCCGCAAGACGATGTCCAAGATGGGTGTGTCCACTGTGGCCTCCTACACCGGGGCGCAGATCTTCGAGGCGATCGGGCTCGGTGAGGAGGTCATCGAGCAGTGCTTCACCGGCACCACCTCGCGCCTGGGCGGCGTCGGGTTCGACGTGCTGGCCGAGGAGGTCGCGCAGCGGCACCGCCGCGCCTACCCGTCCGACGGGGTGCAGGCGCCGCACCGCACGCTGCAGGTCGGCGGCGAGTACCAGTGGCGGCGCGAGGGCGAGCCGCACCTGTTCAACCCGCAGACGGTGTTCAAGCTCCAGCACTCCACCCGCAGCGGTCGCTACGAGGTGTTCAAGGAGTACACCAAGGCAGTCGACGACCAGTCCCGGGAACTGATGACCCTGCGCGGGTTGTTCAAGTTCCGCGAGGGCGTGCGCAAGCCGGTTCCGATCGAGGAGGTCGAACCGGTGTCGTCGATCGTCAAGCGGTTCGCCACCGGCGCCATCTCCTACGGCTCGATCTCGCAGGAGATGCACGAGGTGCTGGCGATCGCGATGAACCGGTTGGGCGGCAAGTCCAACACCGGTGAGGGCGGCGAGGACTCCGAGCGGTTCACCCCGGACGCCAACGGCGATTCGCGGCGCTCGGCGATCAAGCAGGTCGCCTCCGGCCGGTTCGGCGTGACCAGCGAGTACCTGGTCAACTCCGACGACATCCAGATCAAGATGGCGCAGGGCGCCAAGCCCGGTGAAGGTGGCCAGCTGCCCGGCCACAAGGTGTACCCGTGGGTGGCCAAGACCCGGCACTCCACGCCGGGCGTGGGGCTGATCTCGCCGCCGCCGCACCACGACATCTACTCGATCGAGGACCTGGCGCAGCTGATCCACGACCTCAAGAACGCCAACCCCCGGGCGCGGATCCACGTCAAGCTGGTGTCCGAAGTGGGCGTCGGCACGGTCGCGGCCGGTGTGTCCAAGGCGCACGCGGACGTGGTGCTCATCTCCGGCCACGACGGCGGGACCGGTGCCTCGCCGCTGTCGTCGATCAAGCACGCCGGTGGTCCCTGGGAGCTCGGGCTGGCCGAGACGCAGCAGACGCTGCTGGCCAACGACCTGCGCGACCGGATCGTCGTGCAGACCGACGGGCAGCTCAAGACCGGGCGCGACGTGATGATCGCGGCCCTGCTGGGCGCCGAGGAGTACGGTTTCGCCACCGCGCCGCTGGTGGTCTCCGGCTGCATCATGATGCGGGTCTGCCACCTCGACACCTGCCCGGTGGGCGTGGCCACGCAGAACCCGGCGCTGCGCGAGAAGTTCAGCGGCAAGGCCGAGTACCTGGTGAACTTCTTCGAGTTCATCGCGCAGGAGGTCCGGGAGTACCTGGCACAGCTGGGTTTCCGCAGCCTCGACGAGGCCATCGGCCACGCCGACCTGCTGGACACCTCTGAGGCGGTGCGGCACTGGAAGACCCAGGGCCTGGACCTCTCGCCCATCACGCACGTGCCGGAACTGCCCGAGGGCGCTGCGCGGCGCCAGGTCGTCGAGCAGGACCACGGGCTGGACAAGGCGCTGGACAACACGCTCATCCAGCTGTGCGAGGGCGCGCTCAAGGAAGGCCGGCCGGTCCGGCTGGACATGCCGGTGCGCAACGTCAACCGCACCGTCGGCACCATGCTCGGCTCCGAGCTGACCCGGCAGTGGGGCGGCGAGGGACTGCCGGACGACACCATCGACGTGACGTTCACCGGCTCGGCCGGGCAGTCCTTCGGCGCGTTCGTGCCGCGCGGCATCACCCTGCGGTTGCTGGGTGACGCCAACGACTACGTCGGCAAGGGCCTGTCCGGTGGGCGGATCGTCGTGCGCCCGGCCCCGGAGGCGCCGTTCGCCGCCGAGCAGAACATCATCGCGGGCAACGTGCTGCTCTACGGCGCGACCAGCGGTGAGATGTACGTGCGCGGTGTGGTCGGCGAGCGGTTCGCGGTGCGCAACTCCGGTGCGGTCGCGGTCGTGGAGGGCGTCGGCGACCACGGCTGCGAGTACATGACCGGGGGCCGCGTGGTCATCCTCGGCCGCACCGGGCGCAACTTCGCGGCCGGCATGTCCGGCGGCACCGCCTACCTGCTGGACCTCGACCCGAAGCGGGTCAACCACGAGATGGTGGACCTCGACCCGCTGGACGACGAGGACCGCGAGTTCCTGCACGACCGGATCCGCCGCCACTACGAGCAGACCGAGTCGGCGGTGGCCCGCGAGCTGCTGGCCGACTGGGACACCTCGGTGGAGCGCTTCGGCAAGGTCATGCCGCGCGACTTCAAGCGGGTGCTCGCGGCGCGCAGCGCAGCGGAACGCGACGGTCGCGACGTCAACGAGGCGATCATGGAGGCTGCTCATGGCTGA